In Dioscorea cayenensis subsp. rotundata cultivar TDr96_F1 chromosome 9, TDr96_F1_v2_PseudoChromosome.rev07_lg8_w22 25.fasta, whole genome shotgun sequence, a genomic segment contains:
- the LOC120268323 gene encoding LOW QUALITY PROTEIN: calcium/calmodulin-regulated receptor-like kinase 1 (The sequence of the model RefSeq protein was modified relative to this genomic sequence to represent the inferred CDS: deleted 1 base in 1 codon): MKGVSWGLIVGITIGVVIGVLLATGALFCIRYRKRRSQIGSSSSRRASTVPIRANGVDVCTILSDSTIGQESPKLPETNGASLWVDGPKRKNVISASGVLKYSYKDLQKATSNFTTAIGHGAFGPVYKAQMSTGETVAVKVLATDSKQGEKEFQTEVLLLGRLHHRNLVNLVGYCAEKGQHMLIYVYMPNGSLATHLYSDNYGPLSWDLRVNIALDVARGLEYLHDGAIPPVVHRDIKSSNILLDRSMRARVSDFGLSREEMVNRHASNIKGTLGYLDPEYVSSRSFTKKSDVYSYGILLFELIAGRNPQQGLMEYVDLAAINSEGKSGWEEIADSRLDGLYDVEEVNEIAALAYKCINRISRKRPSMRDVVQALTRSLKARHNKKHQVRMLLTTSVEGSADLDPSDNQTSISEHQREDSIDSLSDLPEV; encoded by the exons ATGAAAGGTGTGTCTTGGGGGTTGATTGTGGGGATAACAATTGGGGTTGTGATTGGAGTCCTGTTGGCAACAGGTGCTCTTTTCTGTATTAGATATAGGAAGAGGAGATCACAGATTGGGAGCAGTAGTTCGCGGAGGGCGTCGACTGTTCCTATTCGTGCAAATGGTGTTGATGTCTGTACAATACTTTCGGACTCGACGATCGGTCAAGAGTCTCCTAAATTGCCGGAAACCAATGGCGCGTCCTTGTGGGTGGATGGACCAAAGAGAAAGAATGTTATTTCGGCTTCTGGAGTACTCAAATACTCTTACAA GGATTTACAAAAAGCTACGAGTAATTTTACAACAGCAATAGGTCATGGGGCGTTTGGTCCAGTTTATAAAGCTCAGATGTCTACTGGTGAGACAGTTGCTGTTAAGGTGCTTGCCACTGATTCCAAACAAGGGGAAAAAGAGTTCCAAACAGAG GTTTTGCTTCTTGGAAGATTGCACCATAGGAACCTTGTAAATTTGGTTGGCTATTGTGCAGAGAAGGGACAACATATGCTCATATATGTGTACATGCCTAATGGAAGTCTTGCTACTCACTTATACA GTGATAATTATGGGCCGTTGAGCTGGGATCTAAGAGTTAATATAGCTCTAGATGTTGCTAGAGGATTGGAATATCTTCATGATGGT GCAATTCCTCCTGTTGTGCATCGTGACATCAAATCTTCCAACATATTGTTGGATCGGTCAATGAGAGCTAGA GTTTCTGATTTTGGGCTTTCAAGAGAGGAAATGGTAAACCGCCATGCATCAAATATCAAAGGCACCCTAGGTTATCTTGATCCTGAGTATGTATCCTCAAGATCATTCACAAAGAAAAGTGATGTATATAGCTAT GGGATTTTGCTTTTTGAGTTGATTGCAGGCAGGAATCCCCAACAAGGGCTGATGGAATACGTTGATCTT GCTGCGATAAACAGCGAGGGAAAGTCTGGATGGGAAGAAATTGCAGATTCTCGCTTAGACGGTTTATATGATGTAGAAGAAGTGAACGAAATCGCTGCCCTTGCATACAAGTGCATCAACAGAATTTCTAGAAAACGGCCATCAATGAGAGATGTTGTTCAGGCATTGACGCGAAGTCTCAAGGCAAGGCACAACAAGAAACATCAAGTCAGGATGTTACTAACAACCTCAGTTGAGGGATCAGCTGACTTAGATCCCTCAGATAATCAAACTTCAATATCTGAACATCAGAGGGAGGATTCCATTGATAGTTTATCGGATTTGCCTGAAGTTTGA